Below is a genomic region from Pleuronectes platessa chromosome 5, fPlePla1.1, whole genome shotgun sequence.
catattctctttttttttatgtaaaactgTTGGTAGAAGTggaacaacatttttttttgattgTGCGCTTTTACATGAGATAATGAAAGTAAAGGatatcttgaatcttgaatttatttttgtgcCGGTGTTATCAGGTTAGAGCAGTGTGAGCTGTGCTCCTCTTCTAAAGAGTTGGGGTCTTGCCTACTTTCTCAAAAAGttctttcaccacagtttctctgtttatctgttgattGTGTCACAAACCTAAACATTTGCAACACCTCCTGCGTCCGTTTCAAAGTAAGAGCACTCTAACGCTTTACTGTTGATGGAATCCATTCATTAGGATTAACatggttttagtttttattgtaGGATCGGAAGATGCTCAGCTTCATACTGAAGGGTTCTGCTATTTAGTTGAGAACATAGGTTTCCTTTTACTCAAGGAAATACAGTTGTCACATAAGAACAGACAGGCAAGACATAGATAGCTAGgtggacacacagacatatagatagaTTTGCTCATATCCACGCAAATACTCACTGTGTGGACCGTATTAGTATCCTAAGTTTAACCAGTAGGTTTTTATTAGAGTAACTACCATAGTTTTTTTCCCACCCTCAGACTTCAATGACGAAGTCACTGAACCTACACAGCAGCCACCCAGAGACCCTTTGCTGCAGCTGGTCTCCCTGCAGAAGGCTTCTGGGTGCTGGCTGCTTGATCCGgctctggctgctgctgtgggaaagaccagcgaggaggtggagaacaCAAAGCCTTCAGCTGTGAGTCGTAATACTAagttattgatttgttttattttgaaaaagattTCTTCATGTGGTTTTCATGTGGGAAAAAATCTGCAGTTTTTCTCAATTAACAAGACAACCTACCTCAAAATCCCAGAGGGTGTTTTCTACTGATTTATTTAGCATAGAGTGTAATGGAGCAGAAATATCCACCCTGTGTAGTTTGATACAGTTTTAATTTGCGCCAGGGCTTAAATATTAGATACTAGTGTTTTTAAGTAATATAGAGagtaataaatacttttttgcaGGATTTTGAACTTTTCTCTAGTTAATTTAAAATGCTTGCATACTGTTGTATTAATAACATTTAATCCAATTTCCCCTGAAAATCTCttcctttattttaattttgtgtTAATTAGGTAAGCCAGGAAGTGTGGGCCACCATTCTGGCTCTGATCTGGCTTCATGGATCCAAGATGGATGCTCAGGAAGAGTGGGAGCTTCTGGCTATGAAGGCTGTGTCCTGGCTCCGTGCTCAAAATGGTAACAATCAATAAATAATAGTTAGATCAAATAATTAATCAAGTGTAAACAATGTGTGAGGGTTTATAGCCTGTCAGCCATTGTGTACCATATATGACTTACttatgtgatgtgttttttgttgtgtttattcctAGCACCAACTGTGGCAGAATCTGTGGTAGCTGCAAACACACTATTGGGTTTCAGTGTGCAGACAGACGTCCTGGGGCTCTGAGGATTTCATTAAACTgccttccttttcttcttctggatTAAAAGCAATGACCAttgacatatactgtatatgtagaGGCCGCATTGGCCAACTGGCTCATACCAGCGTCGCCACCATTTTGGACTGGGAAAGAGTggcctgtaaacacacacaagttagGGGGAGCTCCATCCGCTgtataaaaaatacttttacattttaatttcaacTGATGTCAAGAATTTGTTTTTAAGGGTTTGTGATCTACGTGGGTTTTGTCTCCAGTTATTTAGAATCAATAGTTTGACTTGTAGTATAGGCAAGAATCagtatttatttgaatatggACAAAAATCTTGGGTTACACGTAAATGATTTGGTTCCTTTTCTTCTTAAAAATATTGGATGAAAATCAGCATATACCTACCTACGACTTCCAcagatgtctgtctgtctgtctgttggatGCATATCTCTAGGACTGTTCATCTCATCGGCTTCACTCATCTATGTCAGCGGACAGCAGCAGTTTCAATATCCCTCCAaacagatcattttgataatttgataatttatatttcaCAAAATTGGACTGACACAAATGTTCCCGGGTGTTGTGGGTGCTGATCTCCACTTGggcaacaacattcatattCATAGAAACACTTTcttttcagttatttttctacaaaGTCAAGGTTTGATTAATTGCAGCAATGCTTTATATCGAGTGAAACAAAAGAGCTCATCAAACAAAAAGCAGCTCATTGAAATCAGCTGGAATTTCAaccttaatgtgtttttttcccagacAGACTGCGGCTGGTATGTGTTAACAGGGCAGTCTTGCCTGGTCCAATATGGCGGACGCATTGACATATTACAACAACAGGCAAAAGTGCATTTCAAATGTATATGTCCACATAATCATGACTGGTATAAAGGTATATTTATAACCTTTACATTGCACATAATTATTTGCACTATCCACTTCAGTAATAGTGTGTGCCTAATTGTATTCACACTATGCTTCATCTGATCCGAATTGACCATATAACAAAGAATTGTTCATCTGTTGCACCTTTAATgttaacctttttttaaatcagaaacTCTTATACTGTATTATTAAAGTTGAATCTCACGGCCTGAAACttgattttgattatttatgAATCATACAACATTCCATATACAGGTTCATCATGGTAGACATATGCGCATTGCATTTCAAAATCACTCTAAAGTCACACTGCTGCTCAAGTCTTCTAGATTTAATCCAGTGAATTTGTCTTATAAAGCAGACCTCAGCCAATATAtatgtctgtatatatataaagttcaTACATAAAAACAGGTGactgttaaaatgtatttgtgcagATGTAGCAGATGACTGGATTTGGGGTTTAGGTAAAAGCTTTCTCTTATACGCTTCTaatgattaaaacattttgatatCATTATTCATTTAGTTAAAATCTACAATTTATCACTTTACaattttcattaaaaagtaCTCAATAaccagaatggcactcagtaaagCACTTTTCTCCGCAGAGGCCCACCAGTTCCCTTAGATTCAATCAAGCCTCCCGAAAAATCTGtctggatccacccctttgtCTGGATCCACGCCAAAACGTAATGGTTTCTTTCATGCCTAATGTCCCATCCTTGCACCAAGTTTCATTGTTAAGTCGTTTTTGTGCATTCCTGCTGACAAAGAAACTAATGGACAGtgacgaaaacataacctcccagCAGTTGTGATAACTTTATTTTGGATATGCTTTATCAAATGTATAAATTGGAACACTAGCACTCTTAAGCTTGTGAACCTCCCACAAAACATCCTTGAtatgaatgctgccatcttggccGATCATCTCATTCGGaggcagagtctgtgcagtagcaatTGCGAAATGGAGCCACAATATCAAGGTCCTGACGCAACACGCGTTTGACAATTCACGAGTCAGACTCAGCTGACAATCAGGACGTTTCACCTTCGTATTTATGGCAAATaactaaatgaaacaaaatttaTTGGAAACATTTGAACTTCCTTTGACAATtatacctgaaatgacagaatcctgaaatgacagaaatacatttttatgtttattcacTAACATAGAGGACGACCAGGGGGTACTGGAGATGCTATGGCTTCACTTTTGCGGCGCCGTCATATTGTCCAtcgttatatacagtctatagacAGTGCTTTTTATAACATCATGCTTCTGGGAAGGAAACTATTGACTTTGTACACACAGTTTGCTTTCAGAAGTAAACATTCATGGATCTATGTATGAACATTACTTCAACCAGTAAAATTTGAAGTTGTTCAATTGCAAAAGTCTTGATGGCCATCACTCTTTGTCATAAAATATTTACTTTTGTATTGTCTTTTATTGATAGCAGGAGTCTTGTATCTTTCAGAGACGTAGCACAAACAACCAGAATGATAGGTGCTGAAATCAGGTGTTACAGCAGCATGTCTCAGTGGAATAAATCCATCATCGAGAGCAGTGATGGGATTTACTGAAAGACTTTCAAATATCATTGACTATCACAGAAAAGAGAGCGAATCCTCATTATTACTGCTACAACTGCATTATCCTTACTTTTTAACCACTGTGTTATCTCATTCACGTTGATCAAAAAAGGACTGATAGCTTAAAACACACATGTCTCATCTTCTCTCTTGATTATTACACACAATAGCAGCCTTCTCCTGCAACCTTTGGAGTGCTAGTAAATAGATTATTCACTCATATCTAAGTAACAGCCTCGGCTCCACAACTCTATGATGAGCTTTCAtgacaaactaaaaacagacATCCTCcccagaaaaggaaaagaagatttcattttgaaataGGCGTTTGGGATAATCAATCCTCCAATGGGTGAAGCTCTGTTTGCCCTGAAATAGGTGACCACTCAGTGGCCAGTGTGTGAAGAGAGGAGTGAATGTGTGCACCCTTCATTAAGGAGTGGATGCACCTTCCATGTGCTTCTCGGCAGCAGATACGTCGGCGGGTAATGCGACAGCTCTCATTACATTAGCGCCTTGGTGTTCTGCTGCGCTGGCCGCAGGCAGATTAGCCAGTCGACGGACAATCCTCTTAAACAAGTCTGCATTAAGCCACAGTGAGAGGCTGGGTGGTGGCCTCTGTCCCCTGCCTGCCCTGCCCAGCTCTCTGgatgtgtcctcctctcctcttctctcctggtTTTGCTTCTTTCTCTCACTCAGATCTTTTTGTCCACCTGCCTGTTGGCCTTACGAAAAAGTGTCTTGATCTCCTCTGTCACCATCTCCTGCCAGTTGTCCCTAGTAGTGACACAGATGAGTTAGAACCAAGAGGGTTAGGGTCAAGCAAGAGCTCTGAGATTTGAATGCACAAAAATACAATGAAAGCGTGCAACAAgaacagacaaaaaaataataaaacacatcaaTGCTGCCACAAACACAGTGTGAAAAGTCAATTTTGAAAATATACCAGGCACAACTAAGGTAAATGACATAAACAAAGAGGGCTTTCCCCAATCTGCTTAAGATGATGTGGAAGGGGATAAGATCAGGAGATTAATAAGACTAGTAAATCACAAAGCAATCACTAAGGATGAGAACTCAATGACAGGGAGCCCTGTCTGCACATAAGGATGAGTTTGGTCACATCAaactgacaaacacaacaatattTCTGCAACACAACACCAGCTGGCATGCAGGTCTCTACCTCTGGTGTTTGGACTAAGAAGGTCAAGCCTTTTTCTCAGCTTTCTTTCTCCTGTACGCAGCTATATCCTCAGGTTTCAAGCCGTGATTGTCTTCCCTGAAGTAACATGCGGATGGTTGCAGGTTGCATGAATCACAAGTTAATGGCATTTATGCAATTTTAGATCAGATGGGAGATGAGCATCAAGTGTGCTCCTCATCCAATGTTTTCAATATCACAGAATGCAAAGATTCACAGTGAGTTGAAGCTCTTACCCTGGTTTGATCTCTGGTGGGTTTGGCAAAGGCTTTGTAAAGTTTGTTTTCCCCACAAGCCAGTATGTCTCTTCAATACCTTTACCCTGCAAGAACAAAAATCAAAACAAGCAGTCAATAGACACTGAAAAAGTCTAAGTATTGAAATAAACACTGACTTTCAATGTTACCTTCAACTCTGTCTTGCCTCTGACTTCTATTTTATAACCTTCGTTAAGAGAGTGGAGGATCTTCACCGTGCTTATGTTCACATGGATTCTATAAGCTGAGGACAGGGGAGAGGAGACGAGACAAGAGTAGAAgcgaagagaagagaagagacgaaaagagacgagaagagaagaaagagaagcgaAGAGGAGAGTAGCAGAACGAAGAGACAAAAATTGAATAGAAGAGAAGCgaagaaacaagagaagaagagaggcgAAGAAAAGCATAGAGACAAGAAGCAAATAGAAGAGGAGTGAAgagaaacaaagtaaaaaggaGAGAAGTAGGAAGAAGAGACAAGaatcaaaacaaagagaaataagGAGAAGAGACAAGACAAGAAGAGAAGCGAAGAAAGGAGAGGGGATGATAAacgaacagaagaaaagcaaagagaagagaagaaacaagaagcaaatagaagagaagagaagagcagaggagaggagagtgacTTTAGaccaaaataacacaacaaaacaagttgGTAGAGGTTTTCTGTATACTTACGCAGCCCAGTGGATTCCATACGAGAGGCAGTGTTGACAGTGTCCCCAAAAAGGCAGTACCGAGGCATGGTCAGACCTACCACTCCAGCAACACAGGACCCTGCAAACACAAAGACCAAACTATaagccaaaaaacaaacatgtaaatgTTAGGGACGGGAATCGGCAGGGACCTCCCGATACGATACCATCACGATACTTAGGTGACGATACGATATGTAATGCGATTCTGTGGGTTTCGCAATTGTGTAAGTATTGCGATTCGATATTACAATTTCttgcgatttttttttttaaatactggaccATGGAAACCAGTTGAATCATACATTcaatacaacacagtcaaattcacttagaGCTTTACAAGCTTTATTTCAAATATCAACATTAACAAAATGACTGCCGGGCAgccaatagagaaaataaataaaatgtgcccTATTATTGTATAGTTGTAAATGTTTGGTCATTCACAAGAATCGCGATTcgtaactgattcgatttttcCCCCTATCCCTATTAAATGTAGAagaatttgatttttttcttgctctaTTGATGCATTGTATTGCTATGTGTAGTGCTATTAAGTGCTTGTTTGCCTGCGCTATCATCCATAAAGTGTTTACCATCCTTGCAGACCCATAGTTTCAGCTACAGTTATGTGCGCACCCACAAGTGGATGCGATGCAGTTCTCTCGCTCTAACACGAGAACTTTCTCTCTTTAGTCTGTGTACCCTAACAGAATCAGTGACATATGAGAACAATGTTCGAGCGCATGCTCCTGCACCCCACGAACCACCATAGATTGAATGATATCTGTGGGAAACGCTCTGGAGGAAGGGAATCAAAATTCCCTTCTCTTTTCGTGGTAATTCATctggtagtttttgcgtaatccacctaattaacagacaaataaaacaaaaacataacctattTGGTgacaattaaagaaaataaatagctCACCTGAGTGGATTCCTATTCGTATCCTGACGGGCACGTCTGGCATGTGCCTCATACGGAaggttcccactgagctgaGGATGTTCAGAGACATGTGTGCGATCTCAGCAGCGTGCTTGTTGCCGTTTCTCTTTGGCAGACCTGATGCTACCATGTAAGCATCACCAATGGTCTCCACCTGGGCAACGTCAACATATTTACTGGGTTATTGAGTCAGCGGTACATGTCACTGGCTACTGTACATGTACTGTAGACAGATGCTGCTGGATAACAAGTTGCTCATGTGCTGTTTACTGACTAATCCTCCTCTTGATcattccacagcagcagcacgacACAACAGTTCAATGAATATTGTTAAGATGCTGGAGGGATGAATTTATACGCCATTAAGTCGAAACACTGATTGAAAACAGGGGGTTACTTAAAAAAACCAAGCATTCTTTCTGACCTTGTAGACATCGTGGCTACTGAGCACAGCGTCGAACAGAGTGTAGAGGTCATTGAGGAGGTCGACCACCTCGATGGGATCACTAAGCGACGAGATGGTGGTGAAACCTACAATGTCGCTGAAGTAGATTGTCACCTGGTCAAAGTACTCTGGTTCCACTGTGGCGCCGGTCTTCAGAGCCTCGGCAACAGAGCTGAGGCAGGGAAGTTGTGAGAATCAGATAGCCAGCTCACTTTCCCTAACTTCGCAGtatggattttattttattgcaggTTTACTCACGGCGGGAGCATCTCAGAGAGCAGTTTTTCTGTCCGCTGCTTTTCCACCTCCAGCTCTTCTGTTCTCTCTCTAATGAGGTCCTCAAGGTTGGAGCTGTACTGCTCCAGCATCCTCAGCATGGAGTCGATAATGTTGGTCTTTTTGCCTTTGTTGATGATCTTGAACTAGTTAAGATTAATTTATAaagaataatttatattttgttgagtttagaattttttttagcGATAAGGCGTGTCTCCAAATAGTTACCCTGTCAAAGATCTCTTCAAAGTTTGGTCTGCGGTCGGGCATCTCGCTCCAGCACTGCTTCATCAGCTGGATACACTCCAGTGGGGCCTGGTCCGGTGCCACGGTGGGGCGGCACATTGGAGGAGGCTTTTTCACCTTGCGGATGATCTCTGGTGAATAGATATTTTGCTAGAATTTCACTTGTATCTTTTCTAATTTGTGTTCTATTTATTTGCGTTTTCACCTTTCCGATTGATACATACCCGCAGGAGATAGACCCAGCATGCAGTAGGGCAGCCCTCTAACCACAACCTCTTGGAGGATAATAGAAAAGCTGTAGACATCTCCCTTAGAGGTCCCTTTACGTGAGCTTGCCAGGTCCCTCAGGAACTCTGGAGCTGTCCAGAATAGATCTgagtggaaaaaagaaaatcagccAATGGTACTAAATTTTACCTGCGACTTTGTATGTGTGCAACACTGGACCCTACTAGTAAAAAAAATGATCTACTATTATGGATtaattatctatactgcttatccccTTGAGGGTCGTGGggagagctggagccaatccgaGCTGACTATGAATGAGAcgcggggtacaccctggacagattGCCATGGCAGGGCCaacattcagagacaaacaaccattcacaccaaTGATTGATTAAATTGTCCAATTAAACTAACCCTGatgtgcatgtctttggactgaggGAAGAAGCTTGAGTACCCGGAGAAAAGCCACGGAAAGGTGAGGAGAATCCCACAAACAAATATCATTATGCAGAGAAACCCCTGCTTGTACCTTCAGGTGGAAGATCCTCTAGAGGAGCTTTCTGAGATTCAAGCATCTCATTGAAGCCGTGGTCAGTGATCTTGAGGACAAAACGCCCGTCCACCACGCAGTTACGAGATTTTAGTCTGCCGTGGGGGAATTCTCTGTGGTGAAGGTATTTCATACCCTGgaatcaacaaaaacacattcaggtAAAAAATCACCCTTGCAAAACAAAATGATGAGGAGGGTTGTCACAAAACCTCAAAGTGATGGTATGTTCGTGTTTACTTTGATGAGGTCGAGCAAGAGCGAGGACTTGAACATCCAGTCTAATTTTACGTCCTCGTTCTTCAGCAGGTCCTGCAGACTTCCCCGTGAGCAGTGCTCCGTCACCACCGCGAACATGGAGCAGTGGGAAAAGAAGCCCAGGAACGGGTTGACGTTCTCGTTTCTCAGGTCCTTCATCTGGGAGAGTATAGGTGGATGATGCAAGGATGGAAAAGTACGCAAAAAAACTGGatagattaccatgaaacttgatgcCAAGGGTGTGGTATGGGTCAAGGAAGCaaccattacatttttatgCGGTTATCTATTAAAGGGGAGATCCAGTAACCTTTTTCTAGTTCTTTATAAATATGGCATTTTTTACAACATTTCCATTGAGTTTTAAGAGAATAATTCAGggattttgatttgaaaaatctGAGTATAGGCAatatggtgcagatccaaataaaagaaatggtaaaagaaaaagaaattggctttcataatatattatatcataattCATAGTATACACTGTCCTGAGTGCCATTCTTGTTACTGCTGGAACTCCTCGCACAGCTTTTAGCAAACTACTTAATTCCAGTGAAAAATCGAATTCTATATGTTTTCACACACGGGTGAGGACTTGTTGCTCTACCTTTGCGAAAATCTTTGTTGTGCTCTGCTTCACCTCTTTGAACTGCCCCCCCTGAAATTTCTTCAGCCAAACCCAGTCGCCCTGGAAGAAatcatgatgtcacagtgaGATCAAACTTAGTTTTGAACATTTTCTTCCACATACAGCaactacaaaaagaaaaacagaaggttttacttaaaaaagtataaaactgaTAGAAATCCAACCCTTACCACACCATTTCACTGCTGCTCGTGTTGTAGAAATTCCTTATAACATATGACTTTCAATGTTACAAAGTACTTGAGCTTAGTTGTGTGTACAAAGAAGGTGATTTTAATAGAAACAGATAAAACATAAGCAAACGTTTACTATACGACAGCGCTTTCTGCTTTCTCGCGACTGTCTGATAACTCTCTCTTGTCTGTTTGTAAAAGACTTTTACTTAATTCTTCATTTTTTATTCCTGTTAAAATACAGTATTTTGTACTTTTCTGAAATTCTAATCGGGTaaagtattgtgtctttgtatatattgtattgtattcttTTGTTTTCCATACATAAGTGAAAGATACATTTCCATTAATGCCTGCATTATCGAACGATACATTTTTGAATCTTTGAATCTTTAACCAGAACAATTGACTCAACTCCACCCTGAACAAACAGATTTAACTTAACTTTATAAAAGTACCATTCAGAGTTAATGTTCCCGACGTATGCTCGAGAACAACTTaccctgactgacctgctgACGGATTTTTTCAAATTGTGTATACATGCTCTACAGTCTGAAGCGTAAACCCACCTCATACACGGCTACATTGGTGGAGTCATGAGTTGCAGTCTGCATGCTGTTTACAGAGTGTGAGCAGTCTCCAGATTTCTCCTCCAGAGCGCTCTTTGACTCGCTCAGATCCTCTAAAGTGATTTTCTGTTTGAGAAGATTTGATAATAAATGAGTTGTATACTGAAATATTcagtgcacattaaaaaaaaatcacgagTGCTAAAGTTTTACACTGATGACTGAGACACGGTGATGCAGATTACCTTTCTGCTAAGCTGGGGGTTGATAAAAGTGAGATCCTCTAAGGTAAGCAAGATCCGATTGGGACCTTTGACCAGCTGGATTTGTTGGAGTCGCCGCCTGCCAGAGAGATTTAGAAACGTTAAGGGATTCACTCGTAGGGATTTTTAAAACTGTCTTAGAGATTGACTGGTGAGCAAAAACAGATTATGAACAAGAAATGCTCATCACTTTTAGTCTGGTGTGAGGATATGGTAGTTGGGCCTACAGAAGAAAAAGATAGACCTGCATAATAACTGTTGGGATTTGTATGTTTACTCAGGATGAAACTTGGTAGAAAAATGTGACATGGGCCAAGAGAGAACGCAACCCGAATAAAGCTattattttaactttctttaacattgtgagttaGCCCTTTGCTAAGTGCCTTGATGGTTTATTAAATCATTTACTTGATCAGAACAGTAATGTTTGGCATTATTTTTAGGTCcgtggtttgttttttattttttttattttttttctaattctATAGAGCAGGCTCTTATTATCATCAACATTTATAATTAGTAATTCTCTATTGCTAGCACCAACTACTATGACATGTCAGCCAGAATCAAATTGTCAAAACTCAAAAAATGTGGTTGAAATTTGATTTCACAATGATGCCACCATCTCCTCTCAAGCATTTACACAGCAAACATATTGCACATCACAACATCCGTTGTGTTAGTAAATCTTTTCAGGTACAAAAATCCCAAAACTTAAAACGGTAGAAGAGATTGgggcaaaaaatgaaaaacaaagtcTAAATTTGTGTAATTGACATAACATTAAACTCTTTGTATTTACAGTCTGTACCTGATATAAAGACTTATGGCGAGTCCTCCTACAGCCAGAGTCAAGATAACAGCCAACACCACTATGATGTAGGTGACCTCCACACCTAAGGATGGTATCACAGGTTAACATGAAGGTGAGGGAAATGAGAGTTGAGGAATAAGACTTTGACACACAAACGTGAAATATCTTACCTCCCGTGCAAACGGCGTTCTTTTCAAACCAGCACTTGGAATCGGAGGACGGAGGGGATCCTCCTGGAAAGTTAATGGACCTCCCTGCAAAACGAAGCACTCTGCTCGTCAGATCCACCACATACGTCTGATACAGCTGACTCCCGCTGTTGTCAGTATCCAGGATGACATAGTTGGTCTTGACTTCCCCAGTATTGTCCAACTTGACCCTCTGGTTGAAACCACTGAAGGTTGTGTTCCTAGTGAAGTAGGCCAGGTTTGAGGCTGACAGCTGCATACCTGCTCtccgggcgctgtgcatggaCTTGGCCAGGATGTAGATGCTGTTATAGATGGTCCCAAATAGTGGGTTTACCTGTGAGGATGATGAAGGGTTGTTGGTTGAGAAACGTGAAAAGACGTGATGTATTATATTGCTACAACCATCTGAAAGATGTTCTCTCTCGAAGAGTATAGCAACAAATAAATGGCTGTTTCAAAGTTGAGCTGATGCATAAAGTTAGGAATTGACAACGGAGTCAGAAATCCAAAATATCGAATTATTTTAGTATGATAAGTGTGCCAAATCAAAATATCtaggaaatgaaaaaataatgagcaaatttttaaaagatgtttgAATGTTAAAAGTAACTATTTCAGTTTGTCCTTGCAgtggaagaaaataaacaagagtACGGTATTTCGTACAAAAAAAACTTGATTGCAACTTTGATACATGCTTTTGCACGTATTGCTCCATATGCATATGGACATGTGAAGTTTTAATTACAAAGTAGGACCAATGCTTCAATTCCATGTTGTGTCATCCTAACCACTCCTACCTGCTCTGGCTGCATGGCCACCGTCACTTCCTCACTCCTCTTGGCCGCGGCGAACGCCTCGTTGAAGGACAGAGGCTCTGAGGCCATGGTGACTGTGAGCACGGCGTCATAGGCCTCCCTCAGGTTGCTGTTGTTTTGCAGAGGCACGTAGGAAACGTTGGTGTAGGGCACACTGTAGAGGAGACTGTCGAAGGGCACAAACACGTACCTCCCAGAAGTCATGCCCATTTGCTGTGCTTTGAGGAGAAAAGTAGCCTGCTGCTCACCTCCAACCAGGACTGAGTGCATGCACATGATTATGactgaaacagaaaaaacatttgttttgcgGACTTATGTCGAGTgataacacaacacaatttaTCAGTAGATGACTATAGTGTAAACAACTACATCTACAACTACAACTACATCTGATGTAGTTGTACAACTACAACTACATCACTCATTAGAGCATATCTCCACTATGGCCCAACATGGAACCACAATTAAATTAGCTAAATCCCTTTTGTTATTTGGACATACTCATAAACATTAGTCCGCTAAACATCCCTgatttttttcataaagatccatgattgtcctcacaatgttaaagaaagtcaaaGAAAATCCTTAATCTGCTCCCTGATCTTTATCTGCACCAACATGTGATAGTTTCTTCTCTGGCTCATGCCCCACCATTCTACAGTATTTCATGGAAATCgattgcataatcctgctaacacacaaataaatacaaacaaaaacatatgccctccttggtggaggtacatTAAACTCCAAACATTTACAACAAACCTACGTGATAAATAAcaagagaaaatgtatttagttaAAGTCCTCTGAGCCTCAGGCAGACGTTTTTAACACATCATATCATCTATCACTTAATCTAGAAgattaattttttcttttataaattcAGTTCAATTCGATTCGAACTGACCAAATTTGTAAAACTAAACCACTGATTtggaaaaattataaattgaGCAGCCTTGTGGGATTAAGGCCTCTGATAATTCTATGACAAATTAAATTGTTGTCCCTGTTCACATTAGCCACTAGGTG
It encodes:
- the gucy2f gene encoding retinal guanylyl cyclase 2 — translated: MQHIPPNFRGAQWESNHPCVPIIKSRPTLTTLPCYNFLLWVFVGVLTFPCCVQCLIFKVGILGPWNCDPVYYRALPAAAARLAVNRINGDLKLDLGLKLDFIILQEPCETSKALNAFIYYEQIADAFIGPTNPGYCVAASLLAKNWDKAIFSYGCLSYELERATGYPTFARTVPFPIDVLFIVLKHFRWANAVVVSSNEDIWVNTAGRVAAALRNKGLPIGLVTSMGLNETEVESTLWKIQDAGEVRVIIMCMHSVLVGGEQQATFLLKAQQMGMTSGRYVFVPFDSLLYSVPYTNVSYVPLQNNSNLREAYDAVLTVTMASEPLSFNEAFAAAKRSEEVTVAMQPEQVNPLFGTIYNSIYILAKSMHSARRAGMQLSASNLAYFTRNTTFSGFNQRVKLDNTGEVKTNYVILDTDNSGSQLYQTYVVDLTSRVLRFAGRSINFPGGSPPSSDSKCWFEKNAVCTGGVEVTYIIVVLAVILTLAVGGLAISLYIRRRLQQIQLVKGPNRILLTLEDLTFINPQLSRKKITLEDLSESKSALEEKSGDCSHSVNSMQTATHDSTNVAVYEGDWVWLKKFQGGQFKEVKQSTTKIFAKMKDLRNENVNPFLGFFSHCSMFAVVTEHCSRGSLQDLLKNEDVKLDWMFKSSLLLDLIKGMKYLHHREFPHGRLKSRNCVVDGRFVLKITDHGFNEMLESQKAPLEDLPPEDLFWTAPEFLRDLASSRKGTSKGDVYSFSIILQEVVVRGLPYCMLGLSPAEIIRKVKKPPPMCRPTVAPDQAPLECIQLMKQCWSEMPDRRPNFEEIFDRFKIINKGKKTNIIDSMLRMLEQYSSNLEDLIRERTEELEVEKQRTEKLLSEMLPPSVAEALKTGATVEPEYFDQVTIYFSDIVGFTTISSLSDPIEVVDLLNDLYTLFDAVLSSHDVYKVETIGDAYMVASGLPKRNGNKHAAEIAHMSLNILSSVGTFRMRHMPDVPVRIRIGIHSGSCVAGVVGLTMPRYCLFGDTVNTASRMESTGLPYRIHVNISTVKILHSLNEGYKIEVRGKTELKGKGIEETYWLVGKTNFTKPLPNPPEIKPGDNWQEMVTEEIKTLFRKANRQVDKKI